A stretch of Vicinamibacterales bacterium DNA encodes these proteins:
- a CDS encoding sigma-70 family RNA polymerase sigma factor, whose amino-acid sequence MKPVRAITWTDVGGREASLIQRCAARDEDACAELVSEHQRMVYQLSLNLLNDHNEALDLSQEVFLRVFRTIHTFRGHSSLRTWMYRIVVNQARNRQRWWRRRHRAQQVSLDQHIQDHGDLPETTDHGPDRLVGQKQLADRIRVALDQLPFDQKTAIVLREIDGLSYEEIGFSLGIAVGTVKSRLARAREGLRAQLRDV is encoded by the coding sequence GTGAAACCCGTTCGGGCAATAACCTGGACCGACGTCGGCGGCAGGGAAGCCTCCCTGATTCAGCGGTGCGCCGCGCGCGACGAGGACGCCTGCGCCGAGCTCGTCAGCGAGCACCAGCGCATGGTCTACCAGCTCTCGCTGAACCTCCTGAACGACCACAACGAGGCGCTCGACCTCTCACAGGAAGTCTTCCTCCGCGTCTTCCGCACCATCCATACGTTCCGCGGCCATTCCAGCCTGCGGACGTGGATGTACCGCATCGTCGTCAATCAGGCGCGCAACCGGCAGCGGTGGTGGCGCCGCCGGCACCGCGCCCAGCAGGTGTCGCTCGACCAGCACATTCAGGATCACGGCGACCTGCCGGAAACGACCGACCACGGCCCCGATCGCCTGGTCGGCCAGAAGCAGCTCGCGGACCGGATCCGCGTCGCGCTCGACCAGCTGCCGTTCGATCAGAAGACCGCGATCGTGCTCCGCGAAATCGACGGGTTGAGCTACGAAGAGATCGGGTTTTCGCTCGGCATTGCCGTCGGCACGGTGAAGTCGCGGCTCGCGCGCGCCCGCGAGGGGCTGCGCGCCCAATTGAGGGACGTATGA
- a CDS encoding zf-HC2 domain-containing protein, translating to MTTLTCPAVRQRLAEFHDDELPIQTRIAVQAHLNACDPCVEELRGYFSVSSALRLAAAPAPADDWTGLQPGVISRMRAEANEAWPARVGRLFDDMHLVWIGLASTAATILCGAVVLSLLHFASPEREDSLRSMIVAISAIPGSNLNPASMDGLMIQAPSVPLEDGIVKASLERSGTEGELMLAFAAVITREGKISGMEALGADRGRRQVKKLIADISQGRLEPARYGTDPIAVNLVWLVEHMTVKPPAGSRSLGS from the coding sequence ATGACCACACTGACCTGTCCGGCGGTGCGGCAACGCCTCGCCGAGTTTCACGACGACGAGCTGCCGATCCAGACGCGGATTGCGGTGCAGGCGCATCTGAACGCGTGCGACCCCTGCGTGGAGGAGCTGCGCGGCTACTTCAGCGTGTCGTCCGCGCTGCGGCTCGCGGCGGCTCCCGCGCCGGCCGACGACTGGACCGGGCTGCAGCCCGGCGTGATCAGCCGGATGCGCGCCGAGGCGAACGAGGCGTGGCCGGCGCGCGTCGGCCGATTGTTCGACGACATGCACCTGGTGTGGATCGGGCTGGCGTCGACCGCGGCGACCATCCTGTGCGGCGCCGTCGTGCTCAGCCTCCTGCACTTCGCCTCGCCCGAACGCGAAGACTCGCTGCGGTCGATGATCGTGGCGATCTCGGCGATCCCCGGATCGAACCTGAACCCGGCCAGCATGGACGGCCTGATGATCCAGGCTCCCTCCGTGCCGCTGGAAGACGGGATCGTCAAGGCCTCGCTCGAGCGGTCGGGGACGGAAGGGGAGCTGATGCTGGCCTTCGCCGCGGTGATCACCCGCGAAGGAAAGATCTCGGGGATGGAAGCGCTCGGCGCCGATCGCGGCCGCCGGCAGGTGAAGAAGCTGATCGCCGACATCTCGCAGGGGCGCCTCGAGCCGGCGCGCTACGGCACCGATCCGATCGCCGTGAACCTGGTCTGGCTGGTCGAACACATGACCGTCAAGCCGCCGGCCGGTTCGCGCAGCCTCGGCAGCTAG
- a CDS encoding tetratricopeptide repeat protein, translated as MKRVLAGLVLLGLSAAGGYGYTLSERERNFRQKITDGDSAVARDNSVAAIEAYSGAIALREDAMLGYLKRGQTYRRRGEFDAAIRDLRKASELDPTATLPLEELGDAYLGDTPHRYRSAAERFEAFVRLDSRAPRVLYKLAFARYHERHFTAAIEALQRALAIDDRLPEAHYLLGLCYRDAQQPDAARKALEKAIQLQPALLHAREELADLYRTLGRTNDHLTQLESLAALDPNPSRAVALGLAYARAGQTERAITTLGQTAERHPEDPYAYVALGRVWLEVAQGRNDRVALRKAFGALEGAVGNDDSSEALTLFGRVLLLTADEEKETAERVLLAATQRAPVDPLAFYYLAEAGERLGHFTLARQALLDYETLRGDTDPRRRSILAARLGDLSLKVNDPAAAAVYFFRAAENEDAALLARAADAQLRAGDRDAALATAAKVLEKDPANALAQSILRRHLPAKAGSRPQSKTDTDSR; from the coding sequence GTGAAACGGGTTCTGGCCGGCCTGGTCCTGCTCGGACTGAGCGCCGCCGGGGGGTATGGCTACACCCTCAGCGAGCGCGAACGGAACTTCCGCCAGAAGATTACGGACGGCGATTCGGCCGTGGCCCGCGACAACAGCGTCGCCGCCATCGAAGCGTACAGCGGCGCCATCGCGCTCAGGGAAGACGCGATGCTGGGGTATCTGAAGCGCGGGCAGACCTACCGGCGCCGCGGCGAGTTCGACGCCGCCATCCGCGACCTGCGCAAGGCGTCGGAGCTGGATCCGACGGCGACCCTGCCGCTCGAGGAACTCGGGGACGCCTACCTGGGCGACACCCCGCATCGCTACCGCTCGGCCGCGGAGCGGTTCGAGGCCTTCGTCCGCCTGGACAGCCGCGCGCCGCGCGTGCTCTACAAGCTGGCGTTCGCGCGGTACCACGAGCGTCATTTCACCGCCGCCATCGAGGCGCTCCAGCGCGCGCTGGCGATCGACGATCGCCTTCCCGAGGCGCACTACCTGCTGGGATTGTGCTACCGCGACGCGCAGCAGCCGGATGCGGCCCGCAAGGCGCTCGAGAAGGCGATCCAGCTGCAGCCGGCGCTGCTGCACGCCCGCGAGGAGCTTGCGGATCTGTATCGAACGCTTGGCCGCACCAACGATCACCTGACGCAGCTCGAGAGCCTCGCGGCGCTGGATCCGAACCCTTCGCGCGCCGTGGCGCTCGGACTCGCCTACGCGCGCGCCGGCCAGACGGAACGCGCGATCACGACGCTGGGCCAGACGGCGGAACGGCACCCTGAGGATCCCTACGCTTACGTGGCGCTGGGACGGGTCTGGCTCGAGGTGGCGCAGGGGCGCAACGACCGTGTCGCGCTCAGGAAGGCGTTCGGCGCGCTCGAGGGAGCGGTTGGAAACGACGACAGCAGCGAGGCGCTGACGTTGTTCGGCCGCGTGCTGCTCCTGACCGCGGACGAGGAGAAGGAAACGGCGGAGCGCGTGCTCCTCGCCGCGACGCAGCGGGCGCCGGTGGATCCGCTGGCCTTCTACTATCTCGCGGAAGCGGGCGAGCGTCTCGGTCACTTCACGCTGGCGCGGCAGGCCCTGCTCGACTACGAGACGCTGCGAGGGGACACGGATCCGCGGCGGCGCAGCATCCTTGCGGCGCGCCTCGGCGATCTCTCACTGAAAGTGAACGACCCGGCGGCCGCAGCGGTCTACTTCTTCCGCGCCGCCGAGAACGAGGATGCGGCGCTGCTCGCACGCGCCGCGGACGCGCAACTGCGCGCCGGCGACAGGGACGCCGCGCTGGCGACGGCAGCGAAAGTGCTGGAGAAGGATCCGGCCAACGCGCTGGCCCAGTCGATCCTGCGAAGACACCTCCCGGCGAAAGCCGGAAGCCGCCCGCAGTCGAAAACAGACACGGACAGCAGGTAG